The sequence AGAAGCTACAAGAATTCCGGCCATTTCATAATCTTACTGGGGAAAGCCTTTATCTATGGGGGAATGAATCTAAATCTCACAACAAGTACTTCATCCTCCATATCCAGAGACGCTTTGATAGTGATAACTTCCCATCCTGTAACCTCAGGATATGCAATCAACAATGAATACGCAACAACTACCTCCAATGCCGCAATCTATTACAACACAAGATATAGAGGAACAAATATACTTTCAATTGAAGGATATCCAACAAGAACAGTTACTGCAGAGCACGAGCGCGTAATAAGCTTTGGTGTTAGCCGTCCTGACATTCTTACAGCGGACGGTGAAACGTTTGTCAGTAGAATAATCAACTATTCTATCGCAAACTCACGATGAGGTAGAGATATGAAAAAAAAGAAGGCTCATGCGGGAATTGAGTTTCTTATAATGTTCTTTTTTGTCCTGTCAGCGTTTGCATTTGTAGTTTCTCTTCACTCACTCTATACTGAAGAAGCATCAAAAATAGTAACTTCAGTCAAATCAAACGAGATGTGTCTTGCAATATCCGGCGCGTTTAATGCGCTTTATCCTCTTGGAGAGGGTTCTTCATATCTTCTAAATCTCTCAACTTACCCCCGGGCCCAGAACCACAGTGTCTGGATATCAATCGAGCAGCAGCGTATAGTGGTAGACAAGGTTTCCTGTCCCTTAAGCTTTCCTATGCTTTCAAGTATCACTAATTCATCTTTTTTTCAGATTGAAAGAAATTTGTTTTTAAGAAATTCAGGCGGAGTGATGGTAATTGAGCAATAAAAACCACTATGTCACAGGGCAGCTCATATCCATAGATGCTGTTGTTTCCCTAATCGCGCTTATTTTTATAATCCTCTTATTTTTGTATCATTGGACAGAAGGTATCAAAATCACAAGCAATCTTGTAAGAAGAAATGGAATGGAGCAGTCAGCAATTGTTGCTTCAGATATTCTCTTAAAGTCTTCAGGCTATCCCCATAATTGGAATCAGTCAAATGTACAGGCAATCGGGCTTGCTTCCTCACCCCACGTACTTTCAGTAGATAAGATATTAGCATTCAAGAATATATCATACAACACATCAAAGAAACTCCTTGGCATAGTTGATGAGTTTTATTTTTATATAGACGATATCGAGGGAAATAGGATACACGAAGTTGGAAATTCCACATCAAGCGAGCTCTCTATCTCTGTTGTGAGGTTCGCGCTTCTTGATGGAAAAATGGTAAGAGTAGGGATGCTGATACATGGGTAAAGGATTTATATTTACGCTTGATGCCGTTCTTGCGCTATTTTTAGTATTCTTACTCTTACCAACTATGATATACCTGCTCCGAGGCATACAACCACCAAATTCTCTGCTTCTATTGGAGAAGAAATCAAATGATGCACTCGCAGTCCTTGGAAAAAACGGCGAGTTGGCAACTCTCAATGCATCGTCTCTCAACGCCTCTCTTACCAACCTTCTTAGAGGGCTTTCATGGCATCTTGAGATAAAGTATTACAATTATTCAGGAAGTTTTTTAGAGGCAGGCTCGCTATCTGTTGGAAGTCAGCCACCAATCGATTCTCCAATAATTGTTTCGTCTAGTCGACTTTTTTTGGTTCCAAATCCTGAAAAAGGGGTAAAATACTACGGCATCGCAAGGTTATCTATATGGCAGAAAAAAAAGGAGTAGCCGCAACAGCATCCGTAATTCTTCTTCTTAGTATCCTCCTATATCTTTCTTATTATCTCTCGCTTTACTCTTCTTCGCTTTATTCCTCATCCACTTTACTATCAGAGTTTGAGACAGCAGGCGTAAACTTTGACTCAATTGATCAGGCAGTCAGAGAAACGACAAAAAGAAATGCAATCGATGTTTCACAAAAACAAACTAATTTGTCAATAGCAATCAACTCTTCGCGCCTCCCTACCTACTTTGAGACACTAGGCGCCACTGAAAAATTCCTGCGGCTACAACCAGAACTAAATTCAAACATAATTACAGACAACCACTCCGTAGTGGTAATATTAACTCCTTTGAACATAACCCTTAACTACTCCTCTTCCAGATTCCTTGTTGCTCCGACCAACCAACAACAGGACATACCTAACATCTCATTTTATGAAATCTCATTACTTTTGCAATCACCAACGCCATCTATTAACTGGAGTTACCTATCAGAGCTTGAGGAAAATGACCCTTCCGCACTCCGCGTTAGAATAGCAATACAGGGAACAAACGGAACCACCTATTCACAAAAATATGTTAGTAGGACTTTACCTTCAAGAGCCGACCTTCTCAATTCGCAGGGGATTCCTATAATAAACATTAACGTTAATCCCTCCTCTACTCTAAATATCACGTGGATTCCAGACACATATATAAAGATTAATGCGGGATTGAATAGTGCCGTTGTAGCTGAGCTAAAAAGTGTTGTCATCAACACAAGCATAAATAAATGGGGATATAAGAGTAGGGGCGTGATATTGAGTGAAGATTAAAGATATCATGAGAAAGGAATTTGTGCTTTTGCGTGCAGATGATAGCTTGGAACACGTACTAAAGACCTTTGCAAAGGAAGGGATAACTTCAGCTCCGGTAGTCGATGATGGCATTTTTATTGGCGTAGTAAGCGAGTCAAGTCTTTTAAGATACTTATCCCCCCAAAAGTTTCTTTTTTTCTGGAAGAGAGACAAACCAAAATCCATAGATGAGATAAGAAGAATAACAGCTTCAAATCTTGCAAAAAAGGCAACCCTTACATTAAAACCAGATAATGAGCTTATTCAGGTGATCTGGAAAATAGCTGCAAACCCATATTGTGTCCCAATTTTAGACAAAAACAAGTTAGTCGGCATAATAAGAGGGGAGGATATTCTTCAGCTATTTTTGAAAGAACTTGCAGTTTTGGAATCTGAAGCCACTAATTCTAAAAAAGAATGGTCATATTCTGAGACTCAAATAGATAAAATCTTGGAGATGATAAGAACTAAGGGCTCTGTATCCTGCAATGAGCTTGCGCGGGAACTAAATACCAGCCAGAGAAATATAGAGCGAATCTGCTCTTCTCTTCACAAACATCATCTCATCAAGTTTAGATATTCTTTCTTTAGAGGGGCAATAGCTGAAAGGCTGGAGCATGAAACGAAATGAAAAGCAGAAGATACGAAAGCCAGAATATCATGGATAACTCTGGAAGAATTAAGGAAACAGAACTTGATTCCTATAACCTATGTGACGGAAGCCTCAAGGCCAATGTAGCAATCAAGAAAAGAGAAGGAGAGTGCATAAAGTCCTATTTTTTGGAAGTACCAAAGTGGAAAGAAGGAACAGAGGCATTTGTTGAGGATATAAAAGCAGAAATTCTTAAGAAAGTCAAAATAACTACGCAAGAAGCACTTAACATACGAATCCTTGATGAAGTCAGAGGAAAATTTCTTTCGCTTGCTCGTAGCATGATTCTTGATGCTCTACCGCACATCTCAGAAGAAGAGGCTGACGCTATTTCACGAAAAATCATACAAGATATGCTTGGCTTAGGAGACATAGAGTTCTTTATAAAAGATGATAATATAGAAGAAATCTGTGTCAACGGAGCTTCTCAACCAATCTGGGTTTATCACAGAAAACATGGGTGGCTAAAAACCAACATATCCATTGCTTCAGAAAACCAAATCTGGAACTATGCAAGCGCCATTGCACGAGGCGCCGGCAGACAAATAAACGTTCTTTCACCTTTTCTGGATGCTTATCTTCCAACAGGGGACAGAGTAAATGCAACTCTTTTTCCAATATCTTATTTTGGAAATACAATCACAATAAGAAAATTTGCAAGAAAACCATGGACCATCACAGACTATCTAACTACTAAAACACTCTCTTTGGAAGTAGCTGCAATTCTTTGGCTTGCAGTTCAATACGAAACAAATATCCTCATTTCTGGTGGAACGGGTTCAGGAAAAACTAGCCTACTCAATGTTCTCTCAATGTTTATCCCACCAAATCAAAGAGTTACAAGTATTGAGCAGACAAGAGAACTAACCCTCCCCCCTACCTTTCAGTGGGTACCTCTCGTCGTGAGAGAGCCGACAAGTGAAGGAATGGGTAAAGTGAGCATGCTAGACTTACTAATAAACTCTCTAAGAATGCGGCCTGATAGAATACTTGTCGGAGAGATCAGAAGAGAAGAGGAAGCGCAAGTCCTCTTTGAAGCCATACATACTGGCCACTCCGTATGCGCGACAATGCACGCTGAGACGGTGTCAGAAACCGTCAAGAGGCTTCTCAATCCGCCATTTTCGATACCGCCGGTTATGGTTGAATCTCTCCATCTAATAATACCAATGTACCGTGACAGAAAAAGTAATATACGAAGAATTTTTGAGATAGGTGAGGTTCTCCCAAGCGAGAGAGAAGGCATAAAGGAAAGAATAATCTACAGGTGGAGACCCTATAAAGATGCTATTGTTGCAGTTGAACCAAGCGTCCGCTTTATCGAAGCAATAAAAACCTATACCAACATATCGGACACAGAAATAAAAAGCGACTTAAAAGAAAAGGAGGAAGTCCTCCAGTTCATGGTCGAAAAGAACATAAACTCAGTCGAGGGAGTTGGAAATATAATATCCGACTATTATGACTCCCAGTCCTCGTTGCTTACAAAGATTCGCAAAAAACAAATATAGCCTCTGCAGGTGATGAGCGATAATGATAGATTTTATTCCCTTTCTCCCTTTAAACCCTCGAGGCAGATTAACGAAAAACATAATAAGACATTTCTATCCCCTTTCGTCTCTTTTTGTAAAACTATTTCCTCACCTTAAAGCAGAGCTTGAAGAATCTGAGATTGCATTTGATGCATTAGAATACGTTAGCAGTGCGTTCCTTTCATTTCTTATTTGGCTTATAGCCACCCTCTTAATACTTCTCACTTACATTTATGCAACTGGTATCTACTCATATACACTAAAACAACTTTCCATTGCAGGTGTTTTCTCTTTTCTTCTTCCATTAGCTTTGTTCATATATACTATGCTTTATCCGCGCTGGATTGCAAGCAAAAGAAGATTAGAACTTGAATCTGACTTGCTTTTTGCACTGAGAGGCTTGTTGATACAAACAAGTGCAGGTGTTTCTCTTTACGATGCATTAGCTTTTCTAAGTGAAGGTTACGAAGACAAGAAAACAGGCTATGGGGAAGTAGGAAGGCAATTCCATCTAATTGTGCAGGAAGTGCGTGGAGGCAAAGAATTCACTCAAGCCCTTGAAGAAAATGCAGCAAGACACAGATCCCCTTATTATAGACGTGTGTTATGGCAACTTGCAAACGCAAACAAATCTGGAGCTAATATAAGCAGAGTTCTTCAAGAGATCGTTTATTCACTCTCAGATGAGCAGAGAATCCTAATTCGCAACTATGGTTCAAAGCTAAACCTTCTCGCTCTCCTGTATATGATTTTTTGCATAATTGCTCCTACTATGGCAATCATTTTCCTTTCAATAGCAAGTTCCTTTGTTGAGACATCTTTTTTTAACGAGATAACACTTGGGACCATGCTTCTTGCACTTGTACTCTTTCAGATACTTTTCATGGGGCTTATAAAGACCAGCCGGCCAGTGGTGGCGCTATGAGCTACTTAGAAAAATTGTACGACAACATAACCTCTCTCCTTTATGTCTGTGACATCAAATACACTACTTCAGAATTCATTCTCCGGATGTTTGCCTATGGAATTGTGCTAAGTCTAGTCATTTTTGCGGTGCTATCTGCTTATTCAACATCCCTGTCATTTTTCGGGTCTCTATTTATATTTGCTATCTTTGAGATATCAATTTACTTTTTCCTACTTGTCAGTGCAAATAAAAGAACTGCTCAATTAGAAGAGTCTCTGCCGGACTTTCTTGCTTTTATGGCAAGCAACATACGGTCAGGGATTACATATGACAGGGCTCTTCTGCTGTCTGCAAAGAAGGAGTTCGGTTACCTTTCACGTGAAATAGACTATGCCGCAAAGGAATCTCTTGCTGGCAAGCCATTACAAGAAGTTCTTCTGGGGCTGGGAAGGAGAAGCCGTTCCGTGGCACTTTCCAAGTCAATGCGCCTTATAGTTCAAGGGTTTAATTCGGGGGGGAATCTTGCAAGCCTCTTGGACCAAACGGCCATCGAAATCCGCCGCTTCTCACTAATCAGAAAAGAAGTCCAATCTTCGATTTTAGTCTATAAACTTTTCATCTTTGCTGCAATTGCTCTGGGTGCTCCTCTTCTATATTCGGTTGCGAGTTTTCTAATAGAACTGATCTATGAAAGCAAACAAAGGATTTTCACTGAGGCATTTTTTGAGGGCGTTTCTTATCTTCAACTCACCCCTTCTTACAATCCAATAACTCCCTCTCTAGTATTCTCGTTTTCTCTTCTCGCAATCTTAATAACGTCATTTTTTGGTTCACTTACCTCAGGAATAATCTCAAAAGGAGAAGAATCGGAAGGCATTGCTTATTTTCCACTAGTAATCACAATATCTATCGCCGTTTTCTTTTTAAGCAGATTCTTGTTGGAATCATTTGTTAAAAAGATTTTCCTCTTGTAGTAAAATTAGTTTATCATTAGACCATTAATTTTTTCATCGTCCCCACATCAAAATCGATGTAGCAACTTGTAGAGTGAAACTTGTAGTAGAAATTAGTTTATCATTAGCCTACCAACTGCCTATCACTTCACCCTACTCTCCCAGTAAGAGTTCCGGAATCCACATACACAAATCCACTTACAAGGTCTCGATAAGTAATTTCAACCTTCAAGCTGTAACCCCCTCCCTTTGCAGGCGCTCCTGGCAACGTTCCAACACTTATCGTACTTGATGTTCTCCCAGCAGAGATATTCATTGGAGTGGCATACACCACTGAGTTTCCTCTAAACGTTGCATTTATCTTTACTACTTCTATATCTGACCCAACGGCATTTCTAAGCTGTATGCTCATAGCTCCTCCTTCTTCAATTCTCCACGCCGATACTCCCACTTGAGTAAACCCTATGGCCTTACTTCCTATAAAGTTCTCCATATCAAAAACGCCAAGAGCAAAAAGAGCCCCTACGACAAGTACTATCAAAAGGAGAGCCCATCCATACGTCATCAAAAAATCAAGTCCTGCTTGTGCTCTTAGAATACGCATAAACACACAGCCTACTAATCACAATATGAATTTATAAATATTATTACTGTATTGAAACTCAAACCTACAATCCAAGCGGCAGGTTAGGTGTTTATGATTTGGCACGTCCTCCTATTTATCCTATACTTCTTGACACTTCTCATTTCTCTTCACATAGGCAAAAAAATGCACGGCGGTCCATTCACTTCGGTATTGCCATTCTTTATATCTGCAGTTGGCATTTTGGCTGCAAAGCACTTTTTTGAGCTTATATTCGTGCTTTTTTCTTTTCAAGTAGAAAAAGACTTAGATTCTCTGAGATTTTCAACACAAGCTCTCCAGCTTGTTGCAGGCATAATGCTAATGACTGCCCTCTATCATTTTTACCATATGGGCCATATTTTTAGTGAGTGGAAGAAGGTGCGCTAGATGGGGGAAGAAACATTAATTGGACTTGCAATTGGAGTAAAACTTGCAGTCTTCTTGGCAATTTTCTTTTATTCCCTTCTAATAGCAGAGCTTGGCAGGTTAAGGGAATTCTGGCTTTTTATTGTCTTTGGTGCAGCCTATGCCATTGTAGCCTCCCTTGAATTTATAGCTGTCTTTTCATCATTTTCTCAAGGACTTGTGCTATCCTTGGATAGTATACAGACAGCAATATACATTCTTGAAGGAATCGGCGCTATCTCCCTTTTGGCAATCCTCTACTCGATTGACAAAAATATAAAGAACTACAAATAGGGGATAGAAGGTAGATGTCAAAACATTTCTCTCTCTCTTATCTCAAGCCGAACTCAGTTACTCTTTTTATTGTTCCTGCAAGCAGGTACATAAATATAAACAATAAAATTTTGAAGCACTTCATAAATAAGCTTAAGTTTTTCTGCATTTACGTATCTGTCAGTAGGTCTGCGGTTGAAATAGAAAAAATACTCAAAAAAGCAAGTATCCAGACAAAGAATATCTTTTACATAGACGCAATCTCACGCTCGCCAATAGGAATTCAGCGAATAGGCAATGCCATATTGTTAGAAAACCCTAAAGATTTAACACATATAAGCATAGCACTCTCAAAAGCGGTCTCCTCCTCTCCCGGAAACAAAAGAACACTTATTTTTGTAGACAGCCTCTCAACTCTAGTTATATATAACGGCATCGATACTGTTACTAAATTTATGCATTATCTAATAAATCAATCAAAAAGGTGGGGGGTATCAGGAGCCTTCATATCTGTAGAAGAAGAAGCTAATACTGCGCTTCTCTCAAAACTTGAAAATCTCGTTGATCATTACATTAAGGTCTGACTACTTTTCGAGTTCACTTAAAAAACTTCTGCATCAGGATAAATCTCTATCCCCTTTTCTGTTATCTCCATTGGGATAAGTCTAATCTCGTGTTTGCTTTCAGTCATCTTTCTTACAAATATTGTTCTTACAAATGTTCCGCTTTCCTTCTTTTCGGTGAGGCTAAAGACGATCACTCCATCAGCTACAAACTCTTCAAAGCCTGTTGAAGAAAACCCATGGGCGCCTTCTTTTATATCCGTAATTGCAAGCAAGGTTATCTTAAGCGATTTTATCTGTCGCCTTATATCTGAAAGGGCTTTTCGAATATCATAAACATTTTCAAAGTAAGCTGTAATTAGACTAAAAGGATCGATAACAATCCGTTTTACCCCATAACGCTCAGTATGGTCCTCTATTATCTCTTTTAGCACATCGAATCTATAAACTTCAGGTTTGACAACAACAAGTTTGTTTTCTTGGATGAGTCGAGAGGCAGCCTTGCAAATTCTTTTTGCCTTGTTTATAATTTCTATTGGTTCATCTTCTAACGTGATATATAATCCAGGCTCACCCTTTGTCGCCCCCCAGCAAAGGAACTGCAAGGCAAAGGTCGATTTTCCAGTTCCGCAAGTCCCAGACAAGAGTGTGAGGCTTGAAGCCGGGATTCCGCCACCGACAATTCTATCAAACTCAGGAATGCCAGACTCAATTCTACTTGTATCCTTGACCAATATTCTAAAATTACCTCTCCTATCTATTCTCTTAAGTCTCTTTTCTTTACCACCAATCCTTTTTCTATTCCTCGTTGATGCCATAAACAAATAATTCTTCTGAAAAGCTTATAAAGTAAAAAGAATGGCCATTTTATTGTCTGGACGTGCAGGAGGGAGAAGCAAGGCAAACCAGTTCATCAAATTCGAGGCAGTCGAAGAATTGCTCAAAATCATCCATCTGTTGTGCACTTCAAACCCCTTCCTGCTTTTCTCCTTCCGCGCAAGGGCATTATTTGTGTTCGCGCCAAATTTGGTTAGTGCTTAGTACGTGGGTAAAGTGCAGGAGGAGGGATTTGAACCCACGAAGGCCTAAGCCACGGGATTTCAAATTAAACTGTTTTTGTTACAGCATTAATCTTAAGTCCCGCCCATTTGACCAGGCTCTGGTACTCCTGCAGAAATAATTTTTGTAAAAAGATGTTTATAGATTTTTATATTGGTGTCTTTAGCGCTTTCAAATCAACTTCTCATAACTCAACCATTCGTTAGTCTAACCATACATACTTCCTATGCCGTAATCCTTTCCCTCAGCTTCTTTATATTTATTATGAACTGATTTTGCTTTTTCTATTAATTCCTTCATCTTGTCTTGGATTTCGGTAGCTTCTCTCTCCAATTCCGAGGTATCTACATTTATCCCGACAAGTTTATTTAATGCTTCGATAACCATTGCAGCACCCTTGGGATCCATAAATTCAGCGTGAGCTTCTGCAAGTAGAGAACTTACGGGATATCCAAGGCCAGCTCCGATTGAGAGGAGAACGGCAGCAACGCCTGTAGTCGCACCTTCCTTTATAACAGACACCCCTTTTATCTGCGATAATCTTTTTACAAGTGAAGGTGTGCTTGCAATTGCATAAACAGTATCCTGTTCTCCTTTTATTGTAATTCCACCAAGTGAAATAATCTCCC is a genomic window of Candidatus Anstonellales archaeon containing:
- a CDS encoding CBS domain-containing protein → MKIKDIMRKEFVLLRADDSLEHVLKTFAKEGITSAPVVDDGIFIGVVSESSLLRYLSPQKFLFFWKRDKPKSIDEIRRITASNLAKKATLTLKPDNELIQVIWKIAANPYCVPILDKNKLVGIIRGEDILQLFLKELAVLESEATNSKKEWSYSETQIDKILEMIRTKGSVSCNELARELNTSQRNIERICSSLHKHHLIKFRYSFFRGAIAERLEHETK
- a CDS encoding ATPase, T2SS/T4P/T4SS family, whose product is MKSRRYESQNIMDNSGRIKETELDSYNLCDGSLKANVAIKKREGECIKSYFLEVPKWKEGTEAFVEDIKAEILKKVKITTQEALNIRILDEVRGKFLSLARSMILDALPHISEEEADAISRKIIQDMLGLGDIEFFIKDDNIEEICVNGASQPIWVYHRKHGWLKTNISIASENQIWNYASAIARGAGRQINVLSPFLDAYLPTGDRVNATLFPISYFGNTITIRKFARKPWTITDYLTTKTLSLEVAAILWLAVQYETNILISGGTGSGKTSLLNVLSMFIPPNQRVTSIEQTRELTLPPTFQWVPLVVREPTSEGMGKVSMLDLLINSLRMRPDRILVGEIRREEEAQVLFEAIHTGHSVCATMHAETVSETVKRLLNPPFSIPPVMVESLHLIIPMYRDRKSNIRRIFEIGEVLPSEREGIKERIIYRWRPYKDAIVAVEPSVRFIEAIKTYTNISDTEIKSDLKEKEEVLQFMVEKNINSVEGVGNIISDYYDSQSSLLTKIRKKQI
- a CDS encoding type II secretion system F family protein, which encodes MIDFIPFLPLNPRGRLTKNIIRHFYPLSSLFVKLFPHLKAELEESEIAFDALEYVSSAFLSFLIWLIATLLILLTYIYATGIYSYTLKQLSIAGVFSFLLPLALFIYTMLYPRWIASKRRLELESDLLFALRGLLIQTSAGVSLYDALAFLSEGYEDKKTGYGEVGRQFHLIVQEVRGGKEFTQALEENAARHRSPYYRRVLWQLANANKSGANISRVLQEIVYSLSDEQRILIRNYGSKLNLLALLYMIFCIIAPTMAIIFLSIASSFVETSFFNEITLGTMLLALVLFQILFMGLIKTSRPVVAL
- a CDS encoding type II secretion system F family protein, with the protein product MSYLEKLYDNITSLLYVCDIKYTTSEFILRMFAYGIVLSLVIFAVLSAYSTSLSFFGSLFIFAIFEISIYFFLLVSANKRTAQLEESLPDFLAFMASNIRSGITYDRALLLSAKKEFGYLSREIDYAAKESLAGKPLQEVLLGLGRRSRSVALSKSMRLIVQGFNSGGNLASLLDQTAIEIRRFSLIRKEVQSSILVYKLFIFAAIALGAPLLYSVASFLIELIYESKQRIFTEAFFEGVSYLQLTPSYNPITPSLVFSFSLLAILITSFFGSLTSGIISKGEESEGIAYFPLVITISIAVFFLSRFLLESFVKKIFLL
- a CDS encoding ATPase domain-containing protein — protein: MASTRNRKRIGGKEKRLKRIDRRGNFRILVKDTSRIESGIPEFDRIVGGGIPASSLTLLSGTCGTGKSTFALQFLCWGATKGEPGLYITLEDEPIEIINKAKRICKAASRLIQENKLVVVKPEVYRFDVLKEIIEDHTERYGVKRIVIDPFSLITAYFENVYDIRKALSDIRRQIKSLKITLLAITDIKEGAHGFSSTGFEEFVADGVIVFSLTEKKESGTFVRTIFVRKMTESKHEIRLIPMEITEKGIEIYPDAEVF
- a CDS encoding PAC2 family protein encodes the protein MIDDVKIVETKKYSIKNSIIVEGFPGIGLVGTVAASYLVEKLKMEQVGYVTSRAFPPLAAVHNYLPMHPARVYASPSKRIIVILSEFVIPMIKVRNLAEVIFEYAKEKKAREIISLGGITIKGEQDTVYAIASTPSLVKRLSQIKGVSVIKEGATTGVAAVLLSIGAGLGYPVSSLLAEAHAEFMDPKGAAMVIEALNKLVGINVDTSELEREATEIQDKMKELIEKAKSVHNKYKEAEGKDYGIGSMYG